From one Lolium rigidum isolate FL_2022 chromosome 4, APGP_CSIRO_Lrig_0.1, whole genome shotgun sequence genomic stretch:
- the LOC124707517 gene encoding protein LEAD-SENSITIVE 1 has product MGLLSNRVGKETLKAGDHIYSWRAAWVYAHHGIYVGDDKVIHFTRGRDQEVGTGTVIDYLLVSSGPARSTTPCSVCSSNEVTAATETNGVTSSCLSCFLSGGALYRFEYAVNPALFLAKARGGTCTLAATDPDEVVVRRANYLLSNGFRCYSLFKNNCEDFAIYCKTGLLVAEQGSVGLGQSGQAVSIIGGPLAAVVSTPFRLVTTNIYGMVVMAVGVYCVSRYAGDIGNRRDVLKLEVEDLTAGLASGRIRPANISQLATPGQVQAPAVTTLVAA; this is encoded by the exons ATGGGTCTCCTGTCCAACAG GGTCGGGAAGGAGACCCTGAAGGCGGGGGATCACATCTACTCCTGGAGGGCCGCCTGGGTCTACGCGCATCATG GAATATACGTGGGCGATGATAAGGTGATCCATTTTACCAGAGGAAGGGACCAAGAGGTTGGAACAGGAACAGTCATTGATTATCTTCTTGTGAGTTCTGGCCCTGCTAGGAGCACCACACCATGCTCGGTATGCAGCAGCAACGAAGTCACCGCCGCCACAGAGACAAATGGTGTGACGTCCTCCTGTCTCAGCTGTTTCCTCTCAGGGGGTGCCCTCTACCGTTTCGAGTATGCTGTCAACCCGGCCCTTTTCCTTGCCAAGGCGCGAGGAGGGACTTGCACGCTTGCTGCCACTGATCCCGATGAGGTGGTTGTCCGTCGTGCCAACTACTTGTTGAGCAATGGTTTCAGATGCTACAGCCTGTTCAAGAATAACTGTGAGGACTTCGCGATATACTGCAAGACTGGTCTGCTTGTGGCTGAGCAAGGTAGCGTCGGGCTTGGCCAGAGTGGGCAGGCTGTCTCCATCATTGGCGGGCCTCTTGCTGCTGTGGTTTCAACCCCTTTCCGCCTAGTAACCACGAACATCTATGGAATGGTGGTGATGGCTGTCGGGGTGTACTGTGTCAGCAGGTATGCTGGCGACATTGGCAACCGTCGAGACGTGCTGAAATTAGAGGTGGAGGACCTGACAGCCGGACTCGCAAGCGGCCGGATTCGTCCGGCGAACATCAGTCAGCTGGCAACTCCAGGACAAGTCCAAGCTCCGGCTGTGACCACACTTGTTGCTGCTTAG
- the LOC124705977 gene encoding uncharacterized protein LOC124705977 — MLPSHCEDMLAYAAAAAGRRAALIDPRRYRPNVEVAPSCPRCDSPNTKFCYYNNYSLSQPRYFCKGCRRYWTKGGSLRNVPVGGGCRKNRRGKPVRSTTETVSANHDAAAFSPRFHGPVIRPDLLLEGMTGSPPEPGHQPASSGNEKPAGVADGSTIDMSLLYSRFLSHQPLGEKCAVVPESVDTLSGSCTDEVSPPALSDPSQHGFGELCGPVSCTEPSSATTMPQCADAARAQALSEYNNFSVDQSCYDSLGLPTDGGDLVLPSTWGQEAKYEPFDSLPEDAMGLHAGDDVWSKVLGCQGLEAALCRP, encoded by the coding sequence ATGCTGCCTTCTCACTGCGAAGACATGCTggcctacgccgccgccgccgccggacggcGCGCGGCGCTGATCGACCCGCGTCGGTACCGGCCTAACGTGGAGGTGGCGCCCAGCTGCCCGCGCTGCGACTCGCCCAACACCAAGTTCTGCTACTACAACAACTACAGCCTCAGCCAGCCGCGCTACTTCTGCAAGGGCTGCCGCCGGTACTGGACCAAAGGCGGGTCCCTCCGGAACGTGCCCGTCGGCGGCGGGTGCCGCAAGAACCGGCGGGGCAAGCCGGTGCGGTCCACCACAGAAACCGTCTCGGCGAACCACGACGCAGCAGCGTTCTCTCCTCGGTTCCACGGCCCTGTGATCCGGCCCGACCTGCTCCTCGAAGGCATGACCGGCAGCCCGCCCGAGCCCGGCCACCAGCCCGCATCGTCCGGCAACGAAAAGCCAGCTGGAGTCGCCGATGGATCGACGATCGATATGTCGCTGCTCTACTCCAGGTTCTTGAGCCATCAACCTCTCGGCGAGAAGTGCGCCGTCGTGCCGGAATCGGTCGACACCTTGAGTGGGTCATGCACAGATGAAGTGAGCCCGCCGGCGCTGTCCGATCCGAGCCAGCACGGGTTCGGCGAGCTCTGCGGGCCGGTAAGCTGCACAGAACCCAGCAGCGCAACCACCATGCCGCAGTGCGCCGACGCCGCGCGCGCACAGGCGCTCAGCGAATATAACAACTTCAGCGTAGACCAGAGCTGCTACGACTCGCTCGGGCTGCCAACGGACGGCGGCGATCTGGTCCTCCCCTCAACCTGGGGCCAGGAGGCCAAGTACGAGCCGTTCGACTCTCTCCCCGAGGACGCCATGGGCCTCCACGCCGGCGACGATGTCTGGAGCAAAGTGCTGGGCTGCCAGGGACTAGAAGCGGCTCTCTGCAGGCCATGA